The window GCTTTTTAAAATGTCTTTACTGCTTTTCTGTGCATATGTAAAGCCGGGAGTAAGGAAAGTGAAAAATAAAATCGTCAAAAATTTTTTTTTCATCAATAGTGTTTGTTTATTTCATCAGTGGATCCGGAATTTTATATAGGTTATTGTTTTTCCTTTTGCTGAGAATAGTTGTTCATAATACGTTTGGATATCTCTCAAATGAGGCGTATTAGGATCATATTCCGGTGCACCGTAGATATCATGATGAGCAGTTATAATCTCATATCCAGCTCCCTGTAAGTATCCAAGTGTATATCCGTGAAGGAATTCCGAATCTGTTTTCAGATGGACAATCCCTCCTGGCTTCAGGAATTTTTTATAACGGGCTAAAAAGTCCGGGTGTGTTAATCTATGTTTTGTTCTTTTATATTTAATTTGTGGGTCTGGGAAGGTAATCCAGATTTCATCCACTTCATTTTCAGCAAAGAAATGATCTACAAGTTCAATTTGTGATCTTAGAAAGGCAACATTAGTCATCCCGTTTTCCACGGCCTCTTTTGCCCCGAACCAGAATCTTGCCCCTTTAATATCAATTCCGATAAAGTTCTTTTCAGGAAATGTTTTGGCTAATCCCACAGAGTATTCTCCTTTTCCACAGCCTAATTCCAGGACAATTGGGTTATCATTTTTAAAGAAATTTTCTCTCCATTTTCCCTTAAGCTCAAAGCCTTCCAAAGCCTCATCTCTTGTAGGTTGAATTACATTCGGTAATATCTTGTTTTCTGCAAATCTTGCTAATTTATTCTTGCCCATTGAGTCATTTATAAAATGAGTGCAAAAATAAGAAAATTTAAAGAGAATTGAGGTCTTTTAAAGCTAAAAGACCTATGGTGAAACTATTATATTGTTTTGATTATTTTGCTGTTGCGCTGCCTAATGCAACCATGATGGGTTTCTGAATGGTTTTTTGTGATGCATATTGCGCACCACATACCAGACTGGTAAAAAGATACTGCCCTTTTTCCACTACAATGGAGTTGTCTTTGTGAGCAGGAACAGCAAGCCTGTACTTTGTAGTTCCCACTCCTTCCATTCTTACGATAATATTACAGTCAGATTGGTTTTGAATAAGAACAATACATTCTTTGGCATTGGGATCATTATCAAATAATGAATTGAGGATCTTAACGGTTTTGTTTTGATGCTCAATGGGGGAAACATTCATCAGCATATTAAATTCTTCTGCTTCTGCATTAGGAATAGCTGTATTGGCGGCTGTGTTTACTACAAAAGTATTTTGTGGGGTACTTGGGGTATAG of the Chryseobacterium capnotolerans genome contains:
- the trmB gene encoding tRNA (guanosine(46)-N7)-methyltransferase TrmB — translated: MGKNKLARFAENKILPNVIQPTRDEALEGFELKGKWRENFFKNDNPIVLELGCGKGEYSVGLAKTFPEKNFIGIDIKGARFWFGAKEAVENGMTNVAFLRSQIELVDHFFAENEVDEIWITFPDPQIKYKRTKHRLTHPDFLARYKKFLKPGGIVHLKTDSEFLHGYTLGYLQGAGYEIITAHHDIYGAPEYDPNTPHLRDIQTYYEQLFSAKGKTITYIKFRIH
- a CDS encoding DUF6759 domain-containing protein, translating into MPNTRQNLQPKKSTETYTPSTPQNTFVVNTAANTAIPNAEAEEFNMLMNVSPIEHQNKTVKILNSLFDNDPNAKECIVLIQNQSDCNIIVRMEGVGTTKYRLAVPAHKDNSIVVEKGQYLFTSLVCGAQYASQKTIQKPIMVALGSATAK